Proteins co-encoded in one Xanthomonas campestris pv. badrii genomic window:
- the glmU gene encoding bifunctional UDP-N-acetylglucosamine diphosphorylase/glucosamine-1-phosphate N-acetyltransferase GlmU: MTLPLHVVILAAGEGKRMRSALPKVLQPLAGQPMLAHVIATARQLQPAAIHIVYGHGGDQVRAAFAAQDDLHWAEQRQQLGTGHAVQQAMDAVPDAATVLVLYGDVPLIRSESLLQLLHAPGRMAVLVAELANPTGYGRILRDAEGKVAAIIEQKDANDEQRRIRTINTGIVTAESTALRRWLSGLSNDNAQGEFYLTDIFASAAADFTPAEMVHVADPQDVEGANDPWQLAQLERAWQLRAARALCLEGVRMADPARVEQRGTVKVGRDVQLDIDVILEGDVTLGDGVVIGPFVRLRHVNLGPGTQVRAHCDLEGVVTEGAVLVGPFARLRPGTVLADGVHIGNFVETKKVTMGVGSKANHLTYLGDAMIGSKVNIGAGTITCNYDGVNKSQTTIGDGAFVGSNSALVAPIEIGAMSTIGAGSVITRDAPAGQLSVTRARQTVIEGWERPTKK, translated from the coding sequence ATGACTTTGCCCCTGCACGTTGTGATCCTGGCCGCGGGCGAGGGCAAGCGCATGCGCTCGGCGCTGCCCAAGGTGCTGCAGCCGCTGGCGGGCCAACCGATGCTGGCGCACGTGATCGCCACTGCACGGCAGCTGCAGCCGGCGGCGATCCACATCGTGTACGGGCACGGCGGCGATCAGGTGCGTGCGGCGTTTGCCGCGCAGGACGATCTGCACTGGGCCGAGCAGCGGCAGCAACTGGGCACCGGCCATGCGGTCCAGCAGGCGATGGATGCGGTGCCCGATGCGGCCACCGTGCTGGTGTTGTACGGCGATGTGCCGCTGATCCGCAGCGAAAGCCTGTTGCAGCTGCTGCATGCGCCCGGTCGCATGGCGGTACTGGTCGCCGAACTCGCCAACCCCACCGGCTACGGACGCATCCTGCGCGATGCCGAAGGCAAGGTGGCCGCGATCATCGAACAGAAGGATGCCAACGACGAGCAGCGGCGCATCCGCACCATCAATACCGGTATCGTGACCGCCGAATCCACCGCGCTGCGTCGCTGGTTGAGCGGCCTGTCCAACGACAATGCGCAGGGCGAGTTCTATCTGACCGACATTTTCGCCAGCGCGGCCGCCGACTTCACCCCGGCCGAGATGGTGCATGTGGCCGACCCGCAGGACGTGGAAGGCGCCAACGACCCATGGCAGCTCGCCCAGCTAGAGCGCGCCTGGCAGCTGCGTGCCGCACGCGCGTTGTGCCTGGAGGGCGTGCGCATGGCCGACCCCGCGCGTGTGGAGCAGCGCGGTACGGTCAAGGTGGGGCGCGATGTGCAGCTGGATATCGATGTGATCCTGGAAGGCGATGTGACACTGGGCGATGGCGTGGTGATCGGCCCGTTCGTGCGCCTGCGCCACGTCAACCTCGGCCCCGGCACGCAGGTGCGTGCGCATTGCGATCTGGAAGGGGTGGTCACTGAAGGCGCGGTGCTGGTCGGGCCGTTCGCGCGCCTGCGCCCGGGCACGGTGCTGGCCGATGGCGTGCATATCGGTAATTTCGTCGAGACCAAGAAGGTCACCATGGGCGTCGGCAGCAAGGCCAACCATTTGACCTACCTGGGTGATGCGATGATCGGCAGCAAGGTCAACATCGGTGCCGGCACCATTACCTGTAACTACGATGGCGTGAACAAGTCGCAGACCACCATCGGCGATGGCGCCTTTGTCGGGTCCAACAGTGCGCTGGTGGCACCGATCGAGATCGGCGCCATGTCCACCATCGGTGCCGGCTCGGTCATTACCCGTGATGCACCCGCAGGCCAGCTCAGCGTGACGCGCGCGCGCCAGACCGTGATCGAAGGTTGGGAGCGGCCGACCAAGAAGTAG
- a CDS encoding GtrA family protein has product MSLFRQGSQFTLIGALQLAVDCSIFIAATAAGMPAVPANLLGRVSGAVLGFWLNGRYTFAHQDGARLGWQRFGRFAVMWLTLTLISTWLLSTAVDLLGLRQAWLAKPLVEGGLAIVSFFLGRHVVYR; this is encoded by the coding sequence ATGAGCCTGTTTCGCCAAGGCAGCCAGTTCACCCTGATCGGCGCCCTGCAGCTGGCCGTGGATTGCAGCATCTTCATTGCCGCCACCGCCGCCGGCATGCCCGCAGTGCCTGCCAACCTGCTCGGGCGTGTCAGCGGTGCAGTGCTCGGCTTCTGGCTCAACGGCCGCTACACCTTCGCCCACCAGGATGGCGCTCGCCTGGGCTGGCAGCGCTTCGGCCGCTTTGCGGTGATGTGGCTGACCTTGACCCTCATCAGCACCTGGCTGCTGTCGACTGCCGTGGATCTGCTCGGCCTGCGTCAGGCCTGGCTGGCCAAACCGCTGGTGGAAGGCGGGTTGGCGATTGTGTCGTTCTTTCTGGGCCGGCATGTGGTGTATCGCTGA
- a CDS encoding chorismate mutase — MTRLSEGLRGYALTATLAVTLLGCALPARSQPSLDPLLDRIVQRNAIGDAVALSKWDSGKPVLDQTREAAVLLSVRDQASAHGLQPDDAVRFFAAQIEANKAVQYALLNHWHERGRAPETARPDLATLRTRLDQLQGELLDVLAAAGPARAAPECPASTARAAARYAAQWQLDALHRAALVRSLGDFCQPAGNKS; from the coding sequence ATGACCCGTTTGAGCGAAGGCCTTCGCGGTTACGCACTCACTGCCACGCTGGCCGTGACGCTGCTGGGCTGCGCATTGCCGGCGCGCAGCCAGCCGTCGTTGGATCCGTTGCTGGACCGCATCGTGCAGCGCAACGCCATCGGCGATGCGGTGGCGTTGAGCAAGTGGGACAGCGGCAAGCCCGTGCTGGATCAGACGCGCGAGGCGGCGGTATTGCTGAGCGTGCGCGATCAGGCCTCCGCGCATGGCCTGCAGCCCGATGACGCGGTGCGCTTCTTTGCCGCGCAGATCGAGGCCAACAAGGCGGTGCAATACGCACTGCTCAATCATTGGCATGAGCGCGGCCGCGCGCCGGAGACCGCCCGGCCGGATCTGGCCACGTTGCGCACGCGGCTGGATCAACTGCAAGGCGAGTTGCTCGATGTACTGGCTGCCGCAGGTCCGGCACGGGCAGCCCCCGAGTGCCCGGCCAGCACCGCACGTGCGGCCGCGCGCTATGCCGCGCAATGGCAACTGGACGCGCTGCATCGCGCGGCACTGGTACGCAGCCTGGGCGACTTCTGCCAACCGGCGGGCAACAAATCCTAG
- a CDS encoding F0F1 ATP synthase subunit epsilon has translation MSTIRCDIVSAEKEIFHGEATLVVATGELGELGIAPKHAPLITRLKPGKVVVTTASGEQLDFAISGGILEVQPQVVTVLVDTAVRAQDIDEAAVRKVKEEAERLLANRGDTVDVAQAQRQLAEATVQLQALERLRRTLKH, from the coding sequence ATGAGCACTATCCGTTGCGACATCGTCAGCGCCGAGAAGGAAATCTTCCACGGTGAGGCGACGCTGGTCGTGGCCACCGGCGAGTTGGGCGAGCTGGGCATTGCGCCCAAGCACGCACCGCTGATCACCCGCCTGAAGCCGGGCAAGGTGGTGGTGACCACCGCCAGTGGCGAACAGCTGGACTTCGCCATTTCCGGCGGCATCCTGGAAGTGCAGCCGCAGGTGGTGACCGTGCTGGTCGACACCGCGGTGCGTGCGCAGGACATCGACGAAGCTGCCGTGCGCAAGGTCAAGGAAGAGGCCGAGCGTCTGCTGGCCAACCGTGGTGACACCGTGGACGTGGCCCAGGCACAGCGTCAGCTGGCCGAGGCAACGGTGCAGCTGCAGGCGCTGGAGCGCCTGCGCCGCACGCTCAAGCACTGA
- the atpD gene encoding F0F1 ATP synthase subunit beta: MSQGKIVQIIGAVVDVEFPRNEVPKVYHALKVDGTDITLEVQQQLGDGVVRTIALGSTDGLKRNLVATNTERAISVPVGAGTLGRIMDVLGRPIDEAGDVQASDHWEIHRGAPSYEDQSSSTELLETGIKVIDLMCPFAKGGKVGLFGGAGVGKTVNMMELINNIAKAHSGLSVFAGVGERTREGNDFYHEMKDSNVLDKVAMVYGQMNEPPGNRLRVALTGLTMAEYFRDEKDASGKGKDVLLFVDNIYRYTLAGTEVSALLGRMPSAVGYQPTLAEEMGVLQERITSTKSGSITSIQAVYVPADDLTDPSPATTFAHLDSTVTLSRNIASLGIYPAVDPLDSTSRQMDPLVIGHEHYDTAQRVQQTLQKYKELKDIIAILGMDELSEEDKQSVSRARKIERFFSQPFHVAEVFTGSPGKYVSLKDTIRGFKAICDGEYDHLPEQAFYMVGSIEEAVEKANKMSAKA; encoded by the coding sequence ATGAGTCAGGGCAAGATCGTTCAGATCATCGGCGCGGTCGTCGACGTCGAATTCCCGCGCAATGAAGTGCCGAAGGTGTATCACGCGCTCAAGGTCGATGGCACCGACATCACCCTGGAAGTGCAGCAGCAGCTGGGCGACGGCGTCGTGCGCACGATTGCGCTGGGCTCCACCGACGGCCTGAAGCGCAACCTGGTCGCCACCAACACCGAACGCGCCATCTCGGTGCCGGTCGGCGCCGGCACGCTGGGCCGCATCATGGACGTGCTGGGTCGCCCGATCGACGAGGCCGGCGACGTGCAGGCCTCGGACCATTGGGAAATCCATCGCGGCGCACCGTCGTATGAAGACCAGTCGTCCAGCACCGAACTGCTGGAAACCGGCATCAAGGTCATCGACCTGATGTGCCCGTTCGCCAAGGGCGGCAAGGTCGGCCTGTTCGGCGGCGCCGGCGTCGGCAAGACGGTCAACATGATGGAACTGATCAACAACATCGCCAAGGCGCACTCGGGTCTGTCCGTGTTCGCCGGCGTGGGCGAGCGTACCCGTGAGGGCAACGACTTCTACCACGAGATGAAGGACTCCAACGTCCTGGACAAGGTGGCGATGGTGTACGGCCAGATGAACGAGCCGCCGGGCAACCGTCTGCGTGTGGCGCTGACCGGCCTGACTATGGCCGAGTACTTCCGTGACGAGAAGGACGCCAGCGGCAAGGGCAAGGACGTGCTGCTGTTCGTGGACAACATCTACCGCTACACGCTGGCCGGTACCGAAGTGTCCGCGCTGCTCGGCCGTATGCCGTCGGCAGTGGGTTACCAGCCGACCCTGGCTGAAGAAATGGGCGTGCTGCAGGAACGCATCACCTCGACCAAGAGCGGTTCGATCACCTCGATCCAGGCGGTGTACGTGCCTGCGGACGACCTGACCGACCCGTCGCCGGCGACCACCTTCGCCCACTTGGACTCCACCGTCACGCTGAGCCGTAACATCGCCTCGCTGGGCATCTACCCGGCCGTGGATCCGCTGGACTCCACCAGCCGCCAGATGGACCCGCTGGTGATCGGGCACGAGCATTACGACACCGCCCAGCGCGTCCAGCAGACCTTGCAGAAGTACAAGGAACTGAAGGACATCATCGCGATCCTGGGCATGGACGAGCTGAGCGAAGAAGACAAGCAGTCGGTGTCGCGCGCACGCAAGATCGAGCGCTTCTTCAGCCAGCCCTTCCACGTGGCCGAAGTGTTCACCGGCTCGCCGGGCAAGTACGTGTCGTTGAAGGACACCATCCGCGGCTTCAAGGCGATCTGCGATGGCGAGTACGACCACCTGCCGGAGCAGGCGTTCTACATGGTCGGCAGCATCGAAGAAGCCGTCGAGAAAGCCAACAAGATGAGCGCCAAGGCCTGA
- the atpG gene encoding F0F1 ATP synthase subunit gamma: MAGGREIKTKIKSVQNTRKVTRALEMVSASKIRKAQDRMKTSRPYAQAMKQVIGHLAQASTDFQHPFLVEREQVKRVGYIVISSDRGLAGGLNNNLFRKMLGEVRPWQDTGAEIDVVTIGQKASAFFRRVKVNMVGSVTHLGDSPQVEQLIGVIKVMIDAFIEGKVDRVYLVYNRFVNTMTQKASFDQLLPLPAAEHKVAHHDWDYLYEPDAATVLEHVMTRYIESLVYQAVLENVASEHAARMVAMKAASDNANKMIGTLQLVYNKARQAAITQEISEIVSGAAAV, from the coding sequence ATGGCAGGCGGACGCGAAATCAAAACCAAGATCAAGAGCGTGCAGAACACCCGCAAGGTGACGCGCGCGCTCGAAATGGTCTCGGCCTCCAAGATCCGCAAGGCGCAGGACCGCATGAAGACCTCGCGTCCGTATGCGCAGGCGATGAAGCAGGTGATCGGGCATCTGGCGCAGGCCAGCACCGATTTCCAGCATCCGTTCCTGGTCGAGCGCGAGCAGGTCAAGCGGGTCGGCTACATCGTGATCTCTTCCGACCGCGGCCTGGCCGGCGGTCTGAACAACAACCTGTTCCGCAAGATGCTGGGCGAAGTGCGTCCGTGGCAGGACACCGGCGCCGAGATCGACGTGGTGACCATCGGGCAGAAGGCTTCGGCGTTCTTCCGTCGGGTCAAGGTCAACATGGTCGGCAGCGTGACCCACCTGGGCGACAGCCCGCAGGTGGAGCAGCTGATCGGCGTGATCAAAGTGATGATCGATGCCTTCATCGAGGGCAAGGTGGACCGCGTGTATCTGGTCTACAACCGCTTCGTGAACACCATGACGCAGAAGGCCAGCTTCGACCAGCTGCTGCCGCTGCCGGCCGCCGAGCACAAGGTGGCGCACCACGACTGGGACTACCTCTACGAACCCGATGCCGCGACCGTGCTGGAGCACGTGATGACGCGTTACATCGAGTCGCTGGTGTACCAGGCCGTGCTGGAAAACGTGGCCTCCGAGCACGCAGCGCGCATGGTGGCGATGAAGGCCGCCAGCGACAACGCCAACAAGATGATCGGCACCTTGCAACTGGTCTACAACAAGGCGCGCCAGGCGGCGATCACCCAGGAAATTTCGGAAATCGTCAGCGGCGCGGCCGCTGTGTAG
- the atpA gene encoding F0F1 ATP synthase subunit alpha: MATTLNPSEISDLIKTRIETVKLSAESRNEGSVTSVSDGIVRIFGLADVMQGEMIELPHNTFALALNLERDSVGAVVLGDYENLREGDVAKTTGRILEVPVGPELLGRVVNALGEPIDGKGPLGATQTAPVERVAPGVIWRKSVDQPVQTGYKSVDAMIPIGRGQRELVIGDRQTGKTALAIDAVINQKGTGIKCVYVAIGQKASTVANIVRKLEENGALAHTVVVAATASESAAMQYISPYAGCTMGEYFMDRGEDALIVYDDLSKQAVAYRQISLLLKRPPGREAYPGDVFYLHSRLLERAARVSEEYVEKFTNGAVTGKTGSLTALPIIETQAGDVSAFVPTNVISITDGQIFLETDLFNAGIRPAVNAGISVSRVGGAAQTKIIKKLSGGIRISLAQYRELAAFAQFASDLDEATRKQLERGQRVTELMKQKQYAPMSIANQALSIYAVNEGYLDEVPVNKLLAFEEGLHAHFANTQGELVSKINSTGGWDNDIEAAFKKGIAEFKTTGTW, translated from the coding sequence ATGGCAACCACGCTCAACCCCTCCGAAATCAGCGACCTGATCAAGACCCGCATCGAGACGGTCAAGCTGTCCGCGGAGTCGCGCAACGAAGGCTCCGTGACCAGCGTGTCCGACGGCATCGTGCGCATCTTCGGCCTGGCCGACGTGATGCAGGGCGAAATGATCGAACTGCCGCACAACACCTTCGCCCTGGCGTTGAACCTGGAGCGCGATTCGGTTGGCGCCGTGGTGCTGGGCGATTACGAGAACCTGCGCGAAGGCGACGTGGCCAAGACCACCGGCCGCATCCTGGAAGTGCCGGTGGGTCCGGAGTTGCTGGGTCGCGTGGTCAACGCACTGGGCGAGCCGATCGACGGCAAGGGTCCACTGGGCGCGACCCAGACCGCACCGGTGGAGCGCGTTGCGCCGGGCGTGATCTGGCGCAAGTCGGTCGACCAGCCGGTGCAGACCGGTTACAAGTCGGTCGATGCGATGATCCCGATCGGCCGCGGCCAGCGCGAGCTGGTCATCGGCGACCGTCAGACCGGCAAGACCGCGCTGGCGATCGATGCGGTGATCAACCAGAAGGGTACCGGCATCAAGTGCGTGTACGTGGCGATCGGCCAGAAGGCCTCGACCGTTGCCAACATCGTGCGCAAGCTGGAAGAGAACGGCGCGCTGGCGCACACCGTGGTGGTGGCTGCGACCGCGTCCGAATCGGCCGCGATGCAGTACATCAGCCCGTACGCCGGCTGCACCATGGGCGAATACTTCATGGACCGCGGCGAAGACGCGCTGATCGTCTACGACGATCTGTCCAAGCAGGCCGTGGCCTACCGCCAGATCTCGCTGCTGCTCAAGCGCCCGCCGGGCCGCGAAGCCTACCCGGGCGACGTGTTCTACCTGCACTCCCGCCTGCTCGAGCGCGCTGCGCGCGTGTCCGAGGAATACGTGGAGAAGTTCACCAACGGTGCGGTGACCGGCAAGACCGGCTCGCTGACCGCGCTGCCGATCATCGAAACGCAGGCCGGCGACGTGTCCGCCTTCGTGCCGACCAACGTGATCTCGATCACCGACGGCCAGATCTTCCTGGAAACCGACCTGTTCAACGCAGGTATCCGTCCTGCCGTGAACGCCGGTATCTCGGTGTCGCGCGTCGGTGGTGCGGCCCAGACCAAGATCATCAAGAAGCTGTCCGGCGGTATTCGTATCTCGCTGGCGCAGTACCGCGAGCTGGCGGCATTCGCGCAGTTCGCCTCGGACCTGGACGAAGCCACCCGCAAGCAGCTCGAGCGCGGCCAGCGCGTCACCGAGCTGATGAAGCAGAAGCAGTACGCGCCGATGTCCATCGCCAACCAGGCACTGTCGATCTACGCCGTCAACGAGGGTTACCTGGACGAGGTGCCGGTCAACAAGCTGCTGGCGTTCGAAGAAGGCCTGCACGCGCACTTCGCCAACACCCAGGGCGAGCTGGTCTCCAAGATCAACAGCACCGGCGGTTGGGACAACGACATCGAAGCCGCGTTCAAGAAGGGCATCGCAGAGTTCAAGACCACGGGCACCTGGTAA
- a CDS encoding F0F1 ATP synthase subunit delta produces MSQALTLARPYGRAAFAIAREGGGFAPWSDALAFSAQVAGDPRVAALLLNPALRQDQAVTLLAPPQASEDYLRFLGLLADAQRLSLLPEVAGLYEQLRAEAEHVVKATVTSASEMTPAELDTIAAALKKRFGREVDITTAVDASLIGGAVIDTGDVVIDGSLKGKLARLQSSLAH; encoded by the coding sequence ATGAGTCAGGCCCTCACACTTGCCCGTCCGTACGGCCGCGCCGCGTTTGCGATCGCGCGTGAGGGCGGCGGTTTCGCGCCCTGGTCCGATGCGCTGGCGTTCTCGGCGCAGGTGGCCGGCGACCCGCGCGTGGCCGCGCTGCTGCTCAATCCGGCCCTGCGCCAGGACCAGGCGGTGACGCTGCTGGCGCCGCCGCAGGCCAGCGAAGACTATCTGCGTTTCCTCGGCCTGCTGGCCGATGCGCAGCGGCTGTCGCTGCTGCCGGAAGTGGCAGGGCTGTACGAACAGCTGCGCGCCGAAGCCGAACACGTGGTCAAGGCCACGGTGACCTCGGCCAGCGAGATGACCCCGGCCGAGCTGGACACGATTGCCGCTGCACTGAAGAAACGTTTTGGCCGCGAGGTGGACATCACCACCGCGGTGGATGCTTCGCTGATCGGCGGCGCGGTGATCGACACCGGCGACGTGGTCATCGACGGCTCGCTGAAGGGCAAGCTTGCGCGTCTGCAAAGCTCGCTCGCCCACTGA
- a CDS encoding F0F1 ATP synthase subunit B, whose translation MDITLTIFAQALAFAGLIWIVATKIWPPLLQAIEERQQKIAEGLAAADRSQKDLAQAQEKVNEALKDARTKANEIIDQAHARANQIIEAAKLEAIAEANRQKELAQTEIDASATRAREELRKQVSVLAVSGAEKLLKREIDANAHKALLDELAAEI comes from the coding sequence ATGGATATCACCCTTACCATCTTTGCCCAGGCGCTGGCCTTCGCCGGTCTGATCTGGATCGTCGCGACCAAGATCTGGCCGCCGCTGCTGCAGGCGATCGAAGAGCGTCAGCAAAAGATCGCCGAAGGTCTGGCTGCTGCCGATCGTAGTCAGAAGGATCTGGCGCAGGCGCAGGAAAAGGTCAACGAAGCATTGAAGGACGCACGCACCAAGGCCAACGAGATCATCGATCAGGCCCATGCGCGTGCCAACCAGATCATCGAAGCGGCCAAGCTGGAGGCAATTGCCGAAGCCAACCGTCAGAAGGAGCTGGCCCAGACCGAAATCGACGCATCTGCCACCCGTGCCCGCGAAGAACTGCGCAAGCAGGTCTCGGTGCTGGCGGTCAGCGGCGCCGAAAAGCTGCTCAAGCGCGAAATCGATGCCAACGCCCACAAGGCGCTGCTCGACGAGCTGGCGGCGGAGATTTGA
- the atpE gene encoding F0F1 ATP synthase subunit C encodes MYLAVLTNLAQVQSSTVLAVGIMIGLAALGAGLGLAIMAGKFLESAARQPELIPVLQVRMFITAGLIDAAFIISVAVGLLFAFANPLAQVFIERLSQAAG; translated from the coding sequence ATGTACCTCGCCGTCCTGACCAACCTCGCTCAAGTCCAGAGCTCCACCGTCCTCGCCGTCGGCATCATGATCGGCCTGGCCGCGCTGGGTGCCGGCCTCGGTCTGGCCATCATGGCTGGCAAGTTCCTGGAATCGGCCGCGCGCCAGCCGGAACTGATCCCGGTGCTGCAGGTGCGTATGTTCATCACCGCCGGCCTGATCGACGCCGCGTTCATCATCAGCGTCGCCGTCGGCCTGCTGTTCGCCTTCGCCAACCCGCTGGCCCAGGTGTTCATCGAGCGTCTGTCGCAGGCTGCCGGCTGA
- the atpB gene encoding F0F1 ATP synthase subunit A codes for MAGEAATPTSYIQHHLQNLIYPVRDGGGTFWTIHVDTLIMAVLMGLIMVLAFWTATRKATAGVPGKWQAFVEICLEFVDRQAKDTYHGSSKLVTPVAITIFFWILLMNLIKMIPADFIAIPLGWAGIHAWKPVPTADVNATLGMSISVFFLMIFFSLRSKGVGGMTKEFLTAPFGKWMMPFNLLLNIVEWLSKPISLAMRLFGNMFGGEIVFLLIWVLGGAGIAGMVAGGVFGLGWMLFHLLVIPLQAFIFMMLSIVYLSLAEDSH; via the coding sequence ATGGCGGGCGAGGCAGCAACACCTACCTCCTATATCCAGCATCACCTGCAGAACCTGATCTATCCGGTTCGTGACGGTGGCGGTACGTTTTGGACCATCCACGTCGATACCCTGATCATGGCCGTGCTGATGGGCCTGATCATGGTGCTGGCCTTCTGGACCGCGACCCGCAAGGCCACCGCCGGCGTGCCGGGCAAGTGGCAGGCGTTCGTGGAAATCTGCCTGGAGTTCGTCGACCGGCAGGCCAAGGACACCTATCACGGCAGCAGCAAGCTGGTGACGCCGGTCGCGATCACGATCTTCTTCTGGATCCTGTTGATGAACCTCATCAAGATGATCCCGGCCGACTTTATCGCCATCCCGCTGGGCTGGGCAGGCATCCACGCCTGGAAGCCGGTACCGACCGCCGACGTCAATGCCACCTTGGGCATGTCGATCAGCGTGTTCTTCCTGATGATCTTCTTCTCGCTGCGCTCCAAGGGCGTGGGCGGCATGACCAAGGAATTCCTGACGGCGCCGTTCGGCAAGTGGATGATGCCGTTCAACCTGCTTTTGAACATCGTCGAGTGGCTGAGCAAGCCGATTTCGTTGGCGATGCGACTGTTCGGCAACATGTTCGGCGGCGAGATCGTCTTCCTGCTGATCTGGGTGCTGGGCGGTGCGGGCATCGCCGGCATGGTCGCTGGCGGCGTATTCGGCCTCGGCTGGATGCTGTTCCACCTGTTGGTGATTCCGCTGCAGGCCTTCATTTTCATGATGCTGTCGATCGTGTATCTGAGCCTTGCCGAAGACAGTCACTGA
- a CDS encoding metal-dependent hydrolase family protein: MSKMRLPALLAAAGCLCASWAAYAQTTVITAARLLDVQAGRYVESPQIEVVAGRITRVGRQGDRLPAQAQRIDLGTRTLLPGLIDMHVHLTVDPTLGGYKGLEFTDNFWTVVGVANAAKTLRAGFTNVRNVGSLHYDDVALKQAIERGTVPGPRIVPATYGIGATGGHCDATEFPPSVTVTGPGVADGPDAIRAAVRTLRKYGAEVIKFCGTGGVLSKTDSVGGQQYSLEEMRALVDEAHRLGLKVAVHAHGTSGINDAIRAGADTIEHASLADAESFKLAKAHGTWFSMDIYNDDYILAEGEKHGLFAESLEKERQVGRKQRETFRAAHAAGVKLIFGSDGGVYPNGDNARQFAKMVEWGMTPLEAIRAATVDAAEALGRTADVGAIVQGRYADLIAVDGDPLQDVSVLTRVRDVIKGGQRVAE, encoded by the coding sequence ATGTCGAAGATGCGTTTGCCGGCGTTGCTCGCCGCTGCCGGCTGCCTGTGCGCGTCGTGGGCTGCGTACGCGCAGACCACCGTGATCACCGCCGCGCGCCTGCTGGACGTGCAGGCCGGCCGCTATGTGGAGTCGCCGCAGATCGAAGTGGTCGCCGGCCGCATCACCCGGGTCGGTCGGCAAGGCGATCGGCTGCCGGCGCAGGCGCAGCGGATCGATCTGGGCACGCGCACGCTGTTGCCGGGCTTGATCGACATGCATGTGCATCTCACCGTGGATCCCACCCTGGGTGGCTACAAGGGCCTGGAATTCACCGACAATTTCTGGACCGTGGTCGGCGTGGCCAATGCGGCAAAAACACTGCGTGCCGGCTTCACCAACGTGCGCAATGTCGGCTCGCTCCACTATGACGATGTCGCGCTCAAGCAGGCGATCGAGCGCGGCACCGTGCCCGGCCCGCGCATCGTGCCGGCCACCTACGGCATCGGCGCGACCGGTGGGCACTGCGACGCCACCGAATTCCCGCCGTCGGTCACCGTCACCGGCCCCGGCGTTGCCGACGGGCCGGACGCGATCCGCGCCGCGGTGCGCACGCTGCGCAAATACGGCGCGGAAGTGATCAAGTTCTGCGGCACCGGCGGCGTGTTGTCCAAGACCGACAGCGTGGGCGGGCAGCAATACAGCCTGGAAGAGATGCGCGCGCTGGTGGACGAGGCGCACCGGCTGGGCCTGAAGGTCGCCGTGCATGCGCATGGCACCTCCGGCATCAACGATGCCATCCGCGCCGGTGCCGACACCATCGAACACGCCAGCCTGGCCGATGCCGAGTCGTTCAAACTGGCCAAGGCGCATGGCACCTGGTTTTCGATGGACATCTACAACGACGACTACATCCTGGCCGAAGGCGAGAAGCACGGCCTGTTCGCCGAGTCGCTGGAGAAGGAACGGCAGGTCGGCCGCAAGCAACGCGAGACCTTTCGCGCCGCGCACGCGGCCGGCGTCAAGCTGATATTCGGCAGCGATGGCGGGGTGTATCCCAACGGCGACAACGCACGTCAATTCGCCAAGATGGTGGAGTGGGGCATGACCCCGCTGGAGGCGATTCGCGCCGCAACGGTGGACGCTGCCGAGGCACTGGGGCGCACTGCCGATGTCGGTGCCATCGTTCAGGGGCGCTACGCCGACCTGATCGCGGTCGATGGCGATCCGCTACAGGACGTGAGCGTGTTGACGCGGGTGCGGGACGTGATCAAGGGCGGCCAGCGCGTGGCGGAGTGA